The following are encoded in a window of Methanococcoides sp. LMO-2 genomic DNA:
- a CDS encoding YggS family pyridoxal phosphate-dependent enzyme, producing the protein MTIEENTKAILEELGEVKLVSVTKTVDTDRINQSIRAGATIIGENRVQEFDEKCDCIPPCEKHLIGHLQTNKVRRAVELFDVIQSVDSLKVAEEIDKRAGELGKVQKVFLQVNIGNEPQKYGFGTDEIADAIKDIRILTNIHVIGLMCIPPYVSAEEARPYFRKMKAIFDELKQENLGNIAIQELSMGMSGDYKVAIEEGATMVRIGSGIFGKRDY; encoded by the coding sequence ATGACAATCGAAGAGAACACAAAGGCAATACTTGAAGAGCTTGGAGAAGTAAAACTTGTCAGCGTCACCAAGACGGTGGACACAGACAGGATCAACCAATCCATCAGAGCCGGAGCCACCATCATAGGCGAGAACAGGGTCCAGGAATTCGATGAAAAATGCGATTGCATCCCGCCCTGTGAAAAGCACCTCATCGGCCACCTCCAGACAAACAAGGTAAGACGAGCCGTTGAACTCTTTGATGTGATCCAGTCGGTCGACTCCCTGAAGGTGGCAGAAGAGATCGACAAAAGAGCTGGAGAGCTCGGCAAGGTCCAGAAAGTATTTCTTCAGGTCAACATCGGCAACGAGCCACAAAAATACGGATTCGGCACCGACGAGATCGCAGATGCAATAAAAGACATCCGAATACTCACCAATATTCACGTAATAGGACTCATGTGCATCCCCCCATATGTGTCCGCCGAAGAAGCCCGCCCGTACTTCAGGAAGATGAAAGCTATTTTTGATGAGCTGAAGCAGGAGAATCTGGGCAATATCGCTATCCAGGAGCTGTCCATGGGAATGTCCGGAGACTATAAGGTTGCCATCGAGGAAGGGGCTACCATGGTGAGGATCGGGTCAGGGATATTCGGGAAGCGGGATTATTGA
- a CDS encoding flavodoxin family protein yields MKVVAFNGSPRKEGNTSRLIAHVMEVLEKEGIETEVVQLGGNSIHGCTACMKCFDKKDNRCVIEKDIINECIEKMMEADGIIIATPTYFADLSPETKALIDRAGFVGKANGELFKRKVGAAVVAVRRAGAIHAFDSINHFFTISEMIIPGSSYWNVGIGLMPGDVDSDGEGMQTMETLGQNMAWLMEKIRD; encoded by the coding sequence ATGAAAGTTGTAGCATTCAATGGAAGTCCCAGAAAAGAAGGAAATACTTCACGCCTTATTGCCCATGTGATGGAAGTACTTGAGAAGGAAGGAATCGAGACAGAAGTTGTCCAGCTTGGAGGAAATTCAATTCACGGGTGTACAGCATGCATGAAGTGCTTTGACAAAAAAGACAATCGCTGTGTCATTGAGAAAGACATCATCAATGAATGTATAGAAAAGATGATGGAAGCCGATGGAATCATCATTGCCACGCCTACATATTTTGCAGACCTGAGCCCGGAAACAAAGGCACTTATCGATAGGGCTGGATTTGTGGGTAAAGCAAACGGGGAACTTTTCAAAAGGAAGGTCGGAGCAGCTGTTGTTGCTGTAAGAAGAGCAGGAGCAATACATGCTTTTGATTCTATCAATCATTTCTTCACCATCTCTGAGATGATCATTCCTGGTTCAAGCTACTGGAACGTTGGAATAGGACTCATGCCCGGAGATGTAGACTCCGATGGCGAAGGAATGCAGACAATGGAAACCCTTGGCCAGAACATGGCCTGGCTGATGGAAAAGATCAGGGACTGA
- a CDS encoding DUF134 domain-containing protein: MGRPRKRRMVNFEHNVRHFKPSGTRLSELEEINITIDELESLRLSYLEKMKQDAAAEKMQIHQSTFQRTLQRTVQKIADALVHGKAIRVEGGDYTMPGKDGTGPMGQGPVGGQNQGQGRGQRGLRGGRGAGTAGPGGVCVCTGCGHEETHQPGVPCAQMTCSKCGKPMVRK; the protein is encoded by the coding sequence ATGGGACGCCCGAGAAAAAGGAGAATGGTAAATTTCGAGCACAATGTACGACATTTCAAGCCTTCAGGCACACGCCTGAGCGAGCTGGAAGAGATCAACATTACCATTGATGAACTGGAATCATTGAGACTCAGCTATCTTGAAAAAATGAAGCAGGATGCTGCGGCAGAGAAAATGCAGATCCACCAGTCCACCTTCCAGAGGACGCTCCAGAGAACGGTGCAGAAGATAGCGGATGCGCTTGTACATGGAAAAGCAATACGAGTAGAAGGAGGAGATTACACAATGCCAGGAAAGGACGGAACCGGGCCAATGGGCCAGGGACCAGTCGGAGGACAGAATCAGGGACAGGGGCGTGGACAGAGAGGACTCCGCGGAGGAAGAGGTGCAGGAACTGCCGGACCAGGCGGAGTTTGCGTTTGCACCGGCTGTGGTCATGAAGAGACTCACCAGCCCGGGGTTCCCTGTGCCCAGATGACCTGTTCCAAATGCGGCAAGCCCATGGTCAGGAAATGA
- a CDS encoding GNAT family protein, translated as MKLEWNKDNIVFSYCKGADLKEIALMLSKESVCKYMFFGPNTEETTMAYFSPFISSIENDLKEEKIPDFSVFTIREKDSGNFIGQCALFPIEFTNGNYLIGYQIDDTQWEKGYGSAACEFLVYYAFTMLDAFRLTGDCTEGNVASEKTMTKSGFQSEGRQKRYWLHNGKWYDRLLFGLMKEDIPEKRLESLRGIYG; from the coding sequence ATGAAGCTGGAGTGGAACAAAGACAACATTGTTTTCAGCTATTGCAAAGGAGCAGACCTGAAAGAGATAGCATTAATGCTTTCAAAGGAAAGTGTCTGCAAGTACATGTTCTTCGGACCAAACACAGAAGAAACTACGATGGCTTATTTCTCACCATTCATAAGTTCAATAGAGAATGATCTGAAAGAAGAGAAGATACCAGATTTCAGTGTGTTCACGATCAGGGAAAAGGATTCCGGCAATTTCATAGGCCAATGTGCCCTGTTCCCGATAGAATTCACCAATGGCAACTATCTCATCGGATACCAGATAGACGATACCCAGTGGGAAAAAGGGTATGGAAGTGCTGCCTGTGAGTTCCTGGTGTATTACGCTTTTACTATGCTTGATGCTTTCAGGCTTACCGGGGATTGTACAGAAGGAAATGTAGCTTCCGAAAAAACAATGACAAAGTCCGGTTTTCAGTCAGAAGGGAGACAGAAAAGATACTGGCTTCATAATGGTAAATGGTATGACCGGCTCCTTTTTGGTTTGATGAAGGAGGATATTCCTGAGAAGAGACTGGAATCTTTGAGAGGAATCTACGGGTGA
- a CDS encoding isoprenylcysteine carboxylmethyltransferase family protein, giving the protein MVSSTIIIILCLVAFAVIHSITASLPFKKMVVNALGSKVETFYLPVYSLIAVITILPVVYLLYLNPGRVLYIVPSPWRWVMVAGQLIAAVVAPRAFRDSPPRFKLHLQLSTPDTPESEPLNIRGIYRWIRDPFLLSGLVIIWLTPFMTVNLLIVYVITTIYFYIGSVHVEKRLISQFGDEYLEYQKKVHRFIPFIKGHY; this is encoded by the coding sequence TTGGTTTCATCCACAATTATCATTATTCTTTGCCTTGTGGCTTTTGCAGTGATTCACAGCATCACAGCAAGCCTGCCTTTTAAAAAAATGGTAGTGAATGCACTGGGTTCAAAGGTAGAGACATTCTACCTACCGGTATACAGCCTGATCGCAGTGATAACGATACTTCCGGTGGTCTATCTGCTCTATCTGAACCCGGGACGTGTCCTCTACATAGTCCCATCCCCCTGGCGCTGGGTCATGGTAGCCGGACAATTGATCGCTGCAGTGGTAGCACCTAGGGCCTTCCGTGATTCACCCCCGAGGTTCAAGTTGCATTTACAACTGTCTACCCCCGATACCCCGGAATCAGAACCACTGAACATCAGAGGAATTTACCGATGGATAAGGGATCCATTCCTGCTGTCGGGTCTTGTCATTATATGGCTTACTCCCTTTATGACCGTCAACCTGCTCATCGTCTATGTTATAACCACCATATACTTCTACATAGGATCTGTGCATGTGGAAAAAAGACTGATTTCACAGTTTGGTGATGAATACCTGGAGTACCAGAAGAAGGTTCACAGGTTTATTCCTTTCATAAAAGGGCACTACTGA
- the argF gene encoding ornithine carbamoyltransferase, producing MKHLLSMTDLAPEEIIEILDMAEDLKEKRVRGKVTDLLKNKSLAMIFEKSSTRTRVSFEVAMSDLGGHSIYLNSRDIQIGRGETVSDTAEVLSRYVAGITARVNSHKTVEDLAAHSQVPVINALSDLEHPCQILADFLTIREYKNRLKGLKFAWIGDGNNVCNSLILGCALVGMEIAVACPEGYEPMPEIVTKGRELGGEITITNDPQEAARDADVLYTDVWVSMGDEEERDKRLSDLADYQINSELVAVAKHNVIVMHCLPAHRGEEISAEVMEGPHSVVFDQAENRLHAQKALILKLMA from the coding sequence ATGAAACATTTACTATCAATGACCGACCTTGCACCCGAAGAGATCATCGAGATCCTTGACATGGCAGAAGACCTCAAGGAGAAGAGGGTCCGCGGGAAGGTCACAGACCTGCTTAAGAACAAGAGCCTTGCGATGATATTCGAAAAGTCATCCACAAGGACAAGGGTCTCGTTCGAGGTTGCAATGAGCGACCTTGGCGGACATTCCATTTACCTTAATTCAAGGGACATTCAGATCGGACGCGGTGAAACAGTATCAGACACCGCAGAAGTGCTCTCACGCTACGTTGCAGGTATCACTGCAAGGGTGAACAGCCACAAGACCGTTGAGGATCTTGCTGCACACTCACAGGTACCGGTCATTAACGCACTTTCCGACCTTGAGCACCCATGCCAGATCCTGGCTGATTTCCTGACAATCCGCGAGTACAAGAACCGCCTTAAGGGATTGAAGTTCGCATGGATAGGCGATGGTAACAACGTCTGTAACTCACTTATCCTCGGGTGTGCCCTCGTTGGTATGGAGATCGCTGTTGCATGTCCAGAAGGATATGAGCCAATGCCAGAGATCGTGACAAAGGGCAGGGAACTTGGTGGAGAGATCACTATCACGAACGATCCACAAGAAGCTGCAAGGGATGCAGATGTACTCTATACTGACGTCTGGGTATCCATGGGCGATGAGGAAGAAAGGGACAAAAGGCTTAGCGATCTTGCAGACTACCAGATCAATTCCGAACTGGTGGCTGTTGCAAAGCACAATGTGATCGTCATGCACTGCCTGCCTGCACACAGGGGTGAGGAGATCTCAGCAGAGGTCATGGAAGGACCACATTCCGTTGTCTTCGACCAGGCAGAGAACCGTCTTCATGCGCAGAAGGCACTTATTCTGAAACTGATGGCATAA
- a CDS encoding 4Fe-4S double cluster binding domain-containing protein, translating into MEKQLKEALLEKCREMEIPLVGVANVERWEEPLFQPWIPEEFHPQSIYPEAMSAIVIGLPVTLPILETSPSIYYRELYRTVNSLLDQYTYRLSNFLTEKGHPSIFVPRDGYGSIKVLLDNPVAFFSHRHAAFLAGLGNFGVNNTILTPEYGPRVRFATILTSAELEPDDIMEEQLCNHCMRCVRMCPSNALVEKDYPEGITYKKACASFSDELNKRYISPCGICIKVCPIGEDRRIYGRENASMYEKKDKFRKYHDAWEHVRSYGGK; encoded by the coding sequence ATGGAAAAACAACTCAAAGAAGCCCTTCTGGAAAAATGCAGGGAAATGGAGATCCCGCTGGTCGGGGTGGCCAACGTAGAACGCTGGGAAGAGCCACTGTTCCAGCCCTGGATACCTGAAGAGTTCCACCCCCAGTCCATCTACCCGGAAGCAATGTCTGCCATAGTCATCGGACTGCCTGTCACCCTCCCAATACTGGAGACCTCCCCGTCTATATATTACAGAGAGCTCTACAGGACGGTGAACAGCCTGCTGGACCAGTACACTTACCGCCTGTCCAACTTCCTTACTGAGAAAGGCCACCCGTCCATCTTCGTTCCGAGGGACGGATACGGGTCCATCAAGGTACTTCTGGACAATCCCGTAGCTTTCTTTTCACACCGGCATGCTGCTTTCCTTGCCGGGCTCGGGAACTTCGGTGTCAACAACACCATCCTTACCCCGGAATACGGACCAAGGGTGCGCTTTGCCACAATCCTCACATCTGCTGAGCTCGAACCTGATGACATCATGGAAGAGCAGTTGTGCAACCATTGCATGCGTTGTGTCAGGATGTGTCCGTCAAATGCACTGGTGGAAAAGGACTATCCGGAAGGGATCACCTACAAGAAAGCCTGTGCATCGTTTAGTGATGAGCTGAACAAACGATATATTTCACCCTGCGGGATATGCATAAAGGTCTGCCCGATAGGGGAGGACCGCAGGATCTACGGAAGGGAAAATGCTTCGATGTATGAAAAGAAGGACAAGTTCAGGAAATACCACGATGCATGGGAACATGTCCGTTCTTATGGTGGAAAATGA
- a CDS encoding gamma carbonic anhydrase family protein, translating into MLLKFKDKEPIVAETAFIADSADIIGEVVVGENSSIWFNAVLRADMDRIKIGNRTSIQDNSVIHTDPSTPTEIGDDVTVGHGAVLHSCRIGNNVLIGMNSTVLDGVEIGDNSIVGANALVPPGKKFPPNSVITGVPGKVRREATPEDAAMIRENAAEYVELAAEYKKQQKS; encoded by the coding sequence ATGCTATTAAAATTCAAGGACAAGGAACCGATAGTTGCTGAAACTGCTTTCATTGCAGATTCCGCAGACATCATCGGAGAGGTGGTCGTAGGTGAGAACTCAAGCATATGGTTCAATGCGGTCCTCAGGGCAGACATGGACAGAATAAAGATCGGAAACCGTACAAGCATCCAGGACAATTCAGTTATCCACACTGACCCCTCAACTCCAACCGAGATCGGGGATGATGTGACCGTAGGTCACGGGGCAGTCCTGCACAGCTGCAGGATCGGAAACAACGTCCTCATAGGAATGAACTCCACAGTGCTTGACGGGGTCGAGATCGGAGATAATTCCATCGTTGGTGCCAATGCACTCGTTCCGCCGGGAAAAAAGTTCCCACCCAACAGTGTGATCACAGGAGTGCCGGGGAAGGTACGAAGGGAAGCCACACCTGAGGATGCTGCCATGATCAGGGAAAATGCAGCAGAATATGTGGAACTGGCAGCGGAATATAAGAAGCAGCAGAAGAGCTGA
- a CDS encoding carboxymuconolactone decarboxylase family protein, whose product MSENPLQVIIDSDADFFQLLEETRVTSFEEDGIPLKYKLLMAMALDASKGAVNGVTSLAIQAMEAGATKEEVMQAIKVTHYICGVGSVYTAAAALKDVL is encoded by the coding sequence ATGTCAGAAAATCCACTTCAGGTAATTATCGATTCCGATGCAGACTTTTTCCAGCTTCTTGAGGAGACACGTGTAACTTCCTTCGAAGAAGATGGCATCCCATTAAAATACAAGCTCCTTATGGCAATGGCACTTGATGCATCAAAAGGCGCAGTGAACGGCGTAACTTCCCTTGCAATACAGGCAATGGAAGCAGGAGCCACAAAAGAAGAGGTCATGCAGGCAATAAAGGTCACCCATTACATATGTGGTGTTGGCAGTGTCTATACTGCTGCAGCTGCTTTAAAGGATGTACTTTGA
- a CDS encoding radical SAM protein: MKSRIIYGPILSRRLGRSLGIDVIRKGDYRKNCNYDCVYCQLGHVDWKISDPSEVADPVTTEEVIDGITNYHKKVDDLDYITFSGTCEPTLNLQIGDMIDHIREISDIPICVITNSSLVGREDVRKNLSKADLVVATLVSGNEETFRAIHRPAEGIELQDIIDGLRELQKMNGAKLSIEVMLLDSNNNYPVNSSDEEVEKLIEVLKYIDPDEIEVLTTSRPPAEKFIEPVPEARLKEIAQRFDEELGRERVRLVLKGLKRKRSNIKHENLVDEVYDLILRRPCTFEQVVQSLDIDKEELSPIIGGLVGEKKITEIMAENGTYYRPT; the protein is encoded by the coding sequence ATGAAATCAAGGATCATCTACGGACCGATCCTCTCAAGGAGACTTGGGAGGTCGCTTGGAATTGATGTCATCAGGAAGGGCGACTACAGGAAGAACTGCAACTACGACTGCGTCTACTGCCAGCTTGGGCATGTGGACTGGAAGATATCGGATCCATCGGAAGTTGCAGACCCTGTCACCACCGAAGAGGTGATCGATGGCATCACCAACTATCACAAGAAGGTGGATGACCTTGATTACATCACGTTCTCAGGAACATGTGAACCCACACTGAACCTTCAGATCGGGGACATGATCGACCATATACGGGAGATCAGTGATATCCCCATCTGTGTTATCACCAACTCATCCCTCGTGGGCAGGGAGGATGTCAGGAAGAACCTTTCAAAAGCAGACCTCGTGGTCGCTACCCTGGTCTCAGGGAATGAAGAAACCTTCCGGGCCATCCACAGACCAGCTGAGGGAATCGAGCTTCAGGATATCATCGATGGGCTACGCGAACTGCAGAAGATGAACGGAGCAAAGCTCTCCATCGAAGTAATGCTTCTGGACTCCAACAACAACTATCCTGTCAATTCCAGCGATGAGGAGGTCGAAAAGCTGATCGAAGTCCTAAAGTACATCGACCCGGATGAGATCGAAGTGCTGACCACCAGCCGACCTCCGGCTGAGAAATTTATCGAACCTGTTCCTGAAGCAAGGCTCAAGGAGATTGCACAAAGGTTCGATGAAGAGCTTGGAAGGGAGAGGGTCAGGCTTGTGCTTAAGGGCCTCAAGAGAAAGCGGTCGAACATAAAGCACGAGAACCTTGTGGACGAGGTCTATGACCTTATACTCCGCAGGCCGTGTACATTTGAGCAGGTGGTCCAGTCTCTGGATATCGATAAGGAGGAGCTGAGCCCGATAATCGGGGGTCTGGTCGGAGAGAAGAAGATCACCGAGATCATGGCTGAGAATGGGACATACTATCGTCCCACATGA
- a CDS encoding GmrSD restriction endonuclease domain-containing protein — translation MSVEITPAPEPKIERIANLVNRIGSGDIKVPKFQRGFIWDKSQIIHLLESIYQGYPIGSVLFWLSEEQMKSEKEIGDFALPITPDKYPRNYILDGQQRLTSIYGVLKWDKPDVENKLNVYFDLQKKKFSHYTGKESSIHVPMSILFDTSNSLSFRYMLSEHSNSEELLKQFDILYETFREYLIPVVTIKEKTVESVCPIFERINSTGTQLDVFDLMVAATWDNDFDLNDRIDEIQSSTSLKNFDNIKKSTYLKMMSAIAGNGIKRSGIFKLRSMDTVELQDLTIKTKIAIERAVDFLSTDLNIPSDAFLPYEDQLIIFTYFFSKVKYPSQIQLESLRKWFWQTGFSEHFRGAAEGTAQKHISSIDSLIDGDNTSLHVRVSLVENDLLKRQFIKNSAFCKTLVLMFITKDPRNITNGEKIDSRIALSFYNKKEFHHIFPQDFLKEMGLSREKINNLCNICLLSSSQNKFVSNDAPSEYLSESIVNLNSDAEQIFKSNLIPIDESAGWRTDDYDVFLNQRAGLIIQEIEKLCE, via the coding sequence ATGTCTGTAGAGATAACTCCGGCTCCAGAACCTAAAATTGAGAGAATTGCAAATCTTGTTAACAGAATTGGAAGTGGGGACATAAAAGTACCTAAATTCCAACGCGGATTTATTTGGGATAAGTCACAGATCATTCACTTACTGGAAAGTATTTATCAAGGATATCCAATTGGAAGCGTCTTATTTTGGTTAAGTGAAGAGCAAATGAAAAGTGAAAAAGAGATTGGTGATTTTGCTTTACCCATAACCCCTGATAAATACCCACGTAACTACATTTTGGATGGACAGCAGAGATTGACAAGTATTTATGGAGTTTTGAAATGGGACAAACCTGATGTCGAAAATAAACTAAATGTTTATTTTGACCTACAAAAGAAAAAATTTAGTCATTACACGGGGAAGGAAAGTAGTATACATGTCCCTATGAGTATATTATTTGATACCTCAAACTCCCTTTCATTCCGATACATGCTATCAGAGCATTCTAATTCAGAAGAATTACTAAAACAATTTGATATATTATATGAAACTTTCAGAGAATACTTAATACCAGTGGTTACAATCAAAGAGAAAACAGTTGAAAGTGTATGTCCTATTTTTGAAAGAATCAATAGTACGGGTACACAACTTGATGTTTTTGACTTAATGGTAGCTGCTACTTGGGACAATGACTTTGATCTAAATGATAGAATTGATGAAATTCAATCATCGACATCACTGAAAAATTTTGACAATATAAAGAAATCTACCTATCTTAAAATGATGTCTGCAATAGCAGGTAATGGAATAAAAAGAAGTGGAATTTTTAAGTTAAGAAGTATGGATACTGTTGAGCTTCAAGACTTGACAATAAAGACAAAAATAGCTATTGAAAGAGCAGTTGACTTTTTATCCACTGATTTAAACATTCCTTCCGATGCGTTTTTACCATACGAAGATCAACTAATTATTTTCACTTATTTCTTTTCAAAGGTAAAGTATCCATCTCAAATTCAATTAGAATCACTTAGAAAATGGTTCTGGCAAACTGGATTTTCTGAGCATTTCAGAGGAGCCGCTGAAGGTACTGCTCAGAAGCATATTTCTTCAATTGATTCTCTTATTGATGGAGACAACACTTCACTTCATGTTCGAGTATCCTTAGTTGAAAATGATTTGTTGAAAAGACAGTTTATAAAAAATAGTGCCTTTTGTAAAACTTTAGTATTAATGTTCATTACAAAAGATCCAAGAAATATCACAAATGGAGAAAAAATAGATTCACGCATAGCTTTAAGTTTTTATAATAAAAAGGAATTCCATCACATATTCCCACAGGATTTCTTAAAAGAAATGGGTCTCTCTCGTGAAAAGATAAACAATCTTTGTAACATATGTTTATTGTCATCATCACAGAACAAATTTGTATCCAATGATGCACCGAGTGAATATTTAAGTGAAAGTATTGTTAATTTGAATTCGGATGCAGAACAAATTTTTAAATCAAATTTAATTCCAATTGATGAAAGTGCAGGGTGGAGAACTGATGACTATGATGTATTTTTGAATCAAAGAGCTGGATTGATTATACAAGAGATCGAAAAATTGTGTGAATAA
- a CDS encoding M23 family metallopeptidase — protein MRAFPLPEKTDNILREKGQSGSFWEDRKDRHHCGIDLYAPEGEPILAIEEGEVIDVDIMTSPEMISYWNETYHIIIRNQSGLFCKYGELAAYNVKIGDTVEAGQIIGHVGTVLNNEKIDCNAPEYIQKLKDNNPSMLHFELWESEPIVEDRNYLGGNWFGDERPEKLLDPTEYLKDIESSKNK, from the coding sequence ATGAGAGCATTCCCATTACCTGAAAAGACAGATAACATTCTCCGGGAGAAAGGTCAAAGCGGCTCATTCTGGGAGGACAGGAAAGACCGGCACCATTGCGGTATCGACCTTTATGCACCAGAAGGTGAACCTATTCTTGCCATAGAGGAAGGGGAAGTTATCGACGTCGATATAATGACATCTCCTGAAATGATCTCTTACTGGAATGAAACATATCATATTATAATCAGGAACCAGTCCGGACTTTTCTGCAAATACGGGGAGCTTGCTGCCTACAATGTAAAGATCGGGGATACTGTTGAAGCCGGCCAGATAATTGGTCATGTCGGTACTGTGCTGAACAACGAAAAGATAGATTGCAATGCTCCTGAATACATACAAAAGCTGAAGGACAATAATCCCAGCATGCTCCACTTTGAACTCTGGGAATCCGAGCCTATCGTAGAAGACAGGAATTATCTCGGTGGGAACTGGTTCGGAGATGAACGACCAGAAAAGCTCCTTGATCCTACTGAATATCTCAAAGACATCGAGTCGAGTAAAAATAAATAA
- a CDS encoding TMEM165/GDT1 family protein — translation MIQDLLIPFLLVGLAEMGDKTQLAVLVLSTKTKKHASLLAGVMLAFILTDGLAILLGNFIADRVPMDYVRIGAGILFIIFGLMTLLNREDDESDGSYDLKNPFISGFGLILVSEMGDKTQLASALFATQYNPVMVFIGVVFALFVLSCMAIYVGKFMMEKINKRTISTAAGVLFIVIGASFFL, via the coding sequence ATGATCCAGGATCTTCTGATTCCATTCCTTCTTGTAGGACTTGCTGAAATGGGTGATAAGACCCAGCTTGCAGTTCTCGTCTTATCTACTAAGACAAAAAAGCATGCTTCATTACTTGCAGGTGTGATGCTTGCATTCATATTAACAGATGGTCTTGCAATCCTTTTAGGTAACTTCATAGCTGACAGGGTCCCAATGGACTATGTACGTATAGGTGCAGGTATCCTGTTCATAATTTTTGGATTAATGACTTTGCTGAACAGGGAAGATGATGAAAGTGATGGTTCCTACGACCTGAAAAATCCTTTTATCTCGGGATTTGGCCTTATCCTTGTATCTGAGATGGGTGATAAAACACAACTTGCATCTGCTCTTTTTGCCACTCAGTACAATCCGGTTATGGTCTTTATCGGTGTGGTATTTGCATTGTTCGTCCTGTCATGTATGGCTATCTATGTAGGCAAGTTCATGATGGAGAAGATCAACAAAAGGACGATCTCAACAGCAGCAGGTGTCCTGTTTATTGTAATTGGAGCTTCGTTCTTCCTTTGA